In Lewinellaceae bacterium, a single window of DNA contains:
- the mnmA gene encoding tRNA 2-thiouridine(34) synthase MnmA, with protein MSKNGRVLVAMSGGIDSTVTAMMLHEQGYEVIGITMKTWDYANSGGSSKETGCCSLDSINDARQVAVDVGFHHFIIDIREEFGDYVIDNFVDEYLAGRTPNPCVLCNTHIKWNALLKRADALDCEFIATGHYARINELDGRRYVSRAADEWKDQSYVLWGLSQECLRRSRFPLGGYTKPEVRQMAADWGYTDLSRKAESYEICFVPDNDYRGFLRRRVDGLEEQVDGGQFVNTRGEVIGQHKGYPFYTVGQRKGLGVAFGEPMYVTEIRPESNTVVLGHVDELVRNGMTVGQANLMKYGELPPDMEAVTKIRYKDDGTLSRLNQQGDKVQVEFLANVRGVAPGQSAVFYEGDDVVGGGIILGSALNGQN; from the coding sequence ATGAGCAAGAACGGTAGAGTTTTGGTTGCGATGAGCGGCGGAATCGACAGCACGGTGACGGCGATGATGCTCCACGAGCAAGGGTATGAGGTCATCGGCATTACCATGAAAACCTGGGACTACGCCAACTCCGGAGGGTCGAGCAAGGAAACGGGCTGCTGCAGCCTCGATTCCATCAACGATGCCCGCCAGGTGGCCGTAGATGTCGGCTTTCACCATTTCATCATCGATATCAGAGAAGAGTTCGGAGATTATGTCATCGACAATTTTGTCGATGAATACCTGGCCGGCCGCACGCCGAACCCCTGCGTGCTTTGCAACACCCACATCAAGTGGAACGCCCTGCTCAAAAGGGCCGACGCCCTGGATTGCGAATTTATCGCCACCGGCCATTACGCCAGGATCAATGAGCTGGACGGAAGGCGCTACGTTTCCCGGGCGGCGGATGAATGGAAAGACCAGTCTTATGTGCTTTGGGGGCTGAGCCAGGAGTGCCTGCGGCGCAGCCGGTTTCCTCTGGGGGGGTACACCAAGCCCGAGGTCCGGCAGATGGCCGCCGATTGGGGATATACGGACCTTTCCAGGAAAGCGGAAAGCTATGAGATCTGCTTCGTGCCCGACAACGACTACCGCGGTTTCCTTCGGCGCCGGGTCGATGGCCTGGAAGAGCAGGTGGATGGCGGGCAGTTCGTCAATACCCGGGGCGAGGTGATCGGCCAGCATAAAGGCTACCCCTTCTACACGGTTGGCCAGCGCAAGGGCCTGGGCGTCGCCTTTGGCGAACCCATGTACGTGACCGAAATCCGGCCGGAATCGAATACCGTTGTTTTGGGCCACGTGGACGAGCTGGTGCGCAACGGCATGACGGTCGGGCAGGCCAACCTGATGAAATACGGGGAACTGCCCCCGGATATGGAAGCTGTTACCAAGATCAGGTACAAAGACGATGGCACGCTCAGCCGGCTCAACCAGCAAGGCGATAAGGTGCAGGTCGAATTCCTCGCCAACGTCCGGGGCGTGGCGCCGGGGCAGTCCGCCGTTTTCTACGAAGGAGACGACGTGGTCGGAGGGGGTATCATTCTCGGCAGCGCTTTAAACGGGCAGAATTAA